In Cupriavidus basilensis, the following proteins share a genomic window:
- a CDS encoding MFS transporter, producing the protein MTFSSAGAIAPPARAACDEDALYRKIWLRIIPFLFVCYVISFLDRINIGFAQLQMKQDLGFSDAMYGLGAAVFYVGYVLCEVPSNMLLARFGARRTFTRIMLLWGLASVGMMWVSTPTHFYTLRFLLGVFEAGFFPGIVLYLTYWFPARRRAAVMAIFFAGVAVAGVLGGLVSGWIMRDMAGVLGLYGWKWMFAIEGAPAILLGLVAAVFLVDGPQQASWLTPTEKALLAAHNGPAGQATRAHSFGALIEALRNPRIYLFAFIYFALTCGSLTLSFWMPLMIRDFGITDVMSISLYSVIPNAVGAVGLILIARHSDRRGERHRHFVACTVGGALALALLTLHLPSFAAMLALLSAACVLIFAALPIFWSLPPSHLPAHTAATGIAFISSIGITSGIVSPWVIGQIKTHTGSMDNALYLLAGLLLASGVAMWAGVPKAEPRR; encoded by the coding sequence ATGACCTTTTCCTCTGCAGGGGCCATTGCGCCCCCGGCTCGTGCTGCCTGCGACGAAGACGCGCTCTATCGCAAGATCTGGCTGCGCATCATCCCTTTCCTCTTTGTCTGCTACGTTATCTCCTTCCTCGACCGGATCAATATCGGCTTTGCCCAGCTGCAGATGAAGCAGGACCTGGGCTTCAGCGATGCGATGTACGGGCTGGGCGCCGCCGTGTTCTATGTGGGCTACGTGCTGTGCGAGGTACCCAGCAACATGCTGCTGGCCCGCTTTGGCGCCCGCCGCACCTTCACCCGCATCATGCTGCTGTGGGGCCTGGCATCGGTCGGCATGATGTGGGTGTCGACACCCACGCACTTCTACACGCTGCGCTTCCTGCTGGGCGTGTTCGAAGCCGGCTTCTTCCCCGGCATCGTGCTCTACCTGACGTACTGGTTCCCGGCGCGGCGGCGCGCTGCCGTGATGGCCATTTTCTTCGCGGGTGTTGCCGTGGCCGGCGTGCTGGGCGGGCTGGTGTCGGGCTGGATCATGCGCGACATGGCCGGCGTGCTCGGGCTCTATGGCTGGAAGTGGATGTTTGCCATCGAAGGTGCGCCCGCCATCTTGCTCGGGCTCGTCGCCGCGGTGTTCCTGGTCGATGGCCCGCAGCAGGCGAGCTGGCTCACCCCCACGGAGAAGGCATTGCTCGCCGCGCATAACGGGCCGGCCGGACAGGCCACGCGCGCGCACTCGTTTGGCGCGCTCATCGAGGCGTTGCGCAACCCGCGCATCTACCTCTTTGCCTTTATTTACTTCGCACTGACCTGCGGCTCGCTGACGCTGAGCTTCTGGATGCCCCTGATGATCCGAGACTTCGGCATCACCGATGTGATGTCCATCAGTCTTTACTCCGTCATCCCGAACGCCGTCGGCGCCGTCGGCCTGATCCTGATTGCCCGCCACTCCGACCGGCGCGGCGAGCGGCATCGCCATTTCGTAGCCTGCACGGTAGGCGGCGCGCTGGCGCTCGCGCTGCTGACCCTGCACCTGCCCAGCTTCGCGGCGATGCTCGCGCTGCTGTCCGCCGCGTGCGTGCTGATCTTCGCCGCGCTGCCGATCTTCTGGTCCTTGCCGCCAAGCCACCTGCCAGCCCACACCGCCGCCACCGGCATTGCCTTTATCAGCAGCATCGGCATTACCAGCGGCATCGTCAGCCCGTGGGTGATCGGGCAGATCAAGACGCACACAGGCAGCATGGACAACGCACTGTACCTGCTCGCAGGGTTGCTGCTGGCCAGCGGCGTCGCCATGTGGGCGGGCGTGCCGAAGGCCGAGCCACGGCGCTAA
- a CDS encoding DUF2783 domain-containing protein → MALNTQPNLARADDFYEALIDMHRDLDDGQSQAANAQLILLLANHIGNHDTLAAAMELARQGAAPEIGAQA, encoded by the coding sequence ATGGCACTCAACACCCAACCCAACCTGGCGCGCGCCGACGACTTCTACGAAGCCCTGATCGACATGCACCGCGATCTCGACGACGGCCAGAGCCAGGCGGCCAATGCGCAATTGATCCTGTTGCTCGCAAATCATATCGGCAACCACGACACGCTCGCCGCCGCCATGGAGCTCGCGCGGCAGGGCGCGGCGCCGGAGATCGGCGCGCAAGCCTGA
- a CDS encoding FAD-dependent oxidoreductase produces the protein MSNDYQNQSFEYQPCREQRQAHAGKPHPVIVVGAGPVGLATAIDLAQHGVPVVLVDDDCTLSSGSRAICFAKRTLDVFDRLGCGEPMVDKGVRWHVGKVFVRDEQVYTFDLLPEAGHQRPAFINLQQYYVEGFLLDRARQLPNLEIRWKHKVTGIEQRHAGTPDAAVVLSVDTPDGPYALTGRYVVAADGSRSPLRNLLGLDSKGRTFKDRFLIADVKMEAEFPTERWFWFDPPFHPNQSVLLHRQPDNVWRIDFQLGWDADPVLEKTPERVIPRVQALLGPNAKFELEWVSVYTFSCLRMDSFRHGHVLFAGDSAHGVSPFGARGANSGVQDAENLAWKLAYVIQGRAPDSLLDTYASEREYAADENIRNSTRSTDFITPKSAVSKVFRDAVLALSKKHAFARQLVNSGRLSLPSVLRDSTLNTPDTDDFAAAMEPGTACVDAPVRGAQGQGWLLPQLGGQFTALLFGTPDADSLAALQRLQQGTLPLRLVVVSADAMPAASPGIAVLHDAEGLAAQRYDARPGTLYLIRPDQHVCARWRQVDIAAVQQAMSRATGNLPGTQTSAPAAQAAAPVAA, from the coding sequence ATGAGCAACGATTACCAGAACCAGTCATTTGAGTACCAGCCCTGCCGCGAGCAAAGGCAGGCGCACGCAGGCAAGCCGCACCCCGTGATCGTCGTCGGCGCCGGGCCCGTCGGCCTGGCCACCGCGATCGACCTGGCCCAGCACGGCGTGCCGGTTGTGCTGGTGGACGATGACTGCACGCTGTCGAGCGGATCCCGCGCGATCTGCTTTGCCAAGCGCACGCTGGATGTCTTCGACCGGCTAGGCTGCGGCGAACCCATGGTGGACAAGGGCGTGCGCTGGCACGTCGGCAAGGTCTTCGTGCGCGACGAGCAGGTCTACACCTTCGACCTGCTGCCGGAGGCCGGCCATCAACGGCCGGCCTTCATCAACCTGCAGCAGTATTACGTCGAAGGCTTCCTGCTCGACCGCGCGCGCCAGTTGCCGAACCTGGAGATCCGCTGGAAGCACAAGGTGACGGGCATCGAACAGCGTCACGCCGGCACGCCGGACGCGGCCGTGGTGCTGAGCGTCGACACGCCGGACGGCCCCTATGCGCTCACCGGCCGCTACGTGGTGGCGGCCGATGGCTCGCGCAGCCCGCTGCGCAACCTGCTGGGCCTGGACAGCAAGGGCCGCACATTCAAGGATCGCTTCCTGATCGCTGACGTGAAGATGGAAGCCGAATTCCCCACGGAGCGCTGGTTCTGGTTCGACCCGCCTTTCCATCCGAACCAGTCGGTGCTGCTGCACCGCCAGCCCGACAATGTCTGGCGCATCGATTTCCAGCTCGGCTGGGACGCCGATCCCGTGCTGGAAAAAACGCCGGAGCGCGTGATTCCGCGCGTGCAGGCGCTGCTCGGGCCGAACGCGAAGTTCGAGCTGGAATGGGTCAGCGTCTATACCTTCTCCTGCCTGCGCATGGACAGCTTCCGCCATGGCCATGTGCTGTTTGCCGGCGACTCCGCGCATGGCGTCTCGCCGTTCGGTGCGCGCGGCGCCAACAGCGGCGTGCAGGACGCGGAGAACCTTGCGTGGAAGCTGGCGTACGTGATCCAGGGCCGCGCGCCGGACAGCCTGCTCGACACCTATGCAAGCGAGCGCGAATACGCTGCCGACGAGAACATCCGCAACTCGACGCGCTCGACGGATTTCATCACACCGAAGAGTGCGGTCAGCAAGGTGTTCCGCGATGCCGTGCTGGCACTGTCGAAGAAGCATGCGTTCGCCCGGCAGCTGGTGAATAGCGGGCGGTTGTCATTGCCATCGGTGCTGCGCGACTCGACGCTCAACACGCCTGACACCGACGACTTTGCCGCCGCCATGGAGCCGGGCACGGCCTGCGTGGATGCGCCGGTCCGCGGCGCGCAAGGCCAGGGATGGCTGCTGCCGCAACTAGGCGGGCAATTCACCGCGCTGCTGTTCGGCACACCCGACGCCGACAGCCTGGCCGCCCTGCAACGGCTCCAGCAAGGCACGCTGCCGCTCAGGCTGGTGGTGGTCAGCGCGGATGCCATGCCCGCCGCATCGCCCGGCATTGCGGTGTTGCACGACGCCGAGGGACTTGCGGCGCAGCGCTACGACGCGCGGCCCGGCACCCTGTACCTGATCCGCCCCGACCAGCATGTCTGCGCGCGCTGGCGGCAGGTCGACATCGCCGCCGTCCAGCAGGCCATGTCACGCGCGACCGGCAACTTGCCAGGCACGCAGACCAGCGCACCGGCAGCGCAAGCGGCCGCTCCGGTAGCGGCATGA
- a CDS encoding MBL fold metallo-hydrolase has translation MSKAFASQADLEAKKVTFTQLSENAYAYTAEGDPNSGVIIGDDGVLIVDTTATPAMAQDLIARIRAVTDKPIKYVVLSHYHAVRVLGASAYFAEGAQQIIASRGTYEMIVERGEADMKSEIERFPRLFAGVETVPGLTWPTLVFEKEITLYLGKLEVRIAHLGSGHTKGDTVVWLPSQKVLFSGDLVEYDAACYCGDAQLAQWPATLDALQALGAEKLVPGRGPALTNPQEVKKGIEYTKDFVTTLFQAGKEAVVDRLDLKSAMAHTRKSMDPKFGHVFIYEHCLPFDVSRAFDEASGIQHPRIWTAQRDKEMWAALQN, from the coding sequence ATGAGCAAGGCATTCGCATCCCAGGCCGACCTGGAAGCCAAGAAAGTCACCTTCACCCAGCTCTCCGAGAACGCATACGCGTACACCGCCGAGGGCGACCCCAACTCCGGCGTGATCATTGGCGACGACGGCGTGCTGATCGTCGACACCACCGCCACGCCCGCCATGGCGCAAGACCTGATCGCCAGGATCCGCGCGGTGACGGACAAGCCCATCAAGTACGTCGTGCTATCGCACTACCACGCGGTGCGCGTGCTGGGTGCTTCGGCCTATTTCGCCGAAGGCGCGCAGCAGATCATCGCCAGCCGCGGCACCTACGAGATGATCGTGGAGCGCGGCGAGGCCGACATGAAGTCGGAGATCGAACGCTTCCCGCGCCTGTTCGCCGGCGTGGAAACCGTGCCGGGCCTGACCTGGCCGACGCTGGTGTTCGAGAAAGAAATCACCCTGTACCTCGGCAAGCTGGAAGTGCGCATCGCCCATCTGGGCTCGGGCCACACCAAGGGCGATACCGTGGTCTGGCTGCCGTCGCAGAAGGTGCTGTTCTCCGGCGACCTGGTGGAGTACGACGCGGCCTGCTACTGCGGCGACGCGCAACTCGCGCAATGGCCCGCCACGCTCGACGCCTTGCAGGCCCTGGGCGCCGAGAAGCTCGTCCCCGGCCGCGGCCCGGCCCTGACCAATCCGCAAGAGGTCAAGAAGGGCATCGAGTACACCAAGGATTTCGTCACCACGCTGTTCCAGGCGGGCAAGGAAGCCGTGGTGGACCGCCTGGACCTGAAGAGCGCGATGGCCCATACGCGCAAATCGATGGACCCGAAATTCGGCCACGTCTTCATCTATGAGCACTGCCTGCCGTTCGACGTGTCGCGCGCCTTCGATGAGGCCAGCGGCATCCAGCATCCGCGCATCTGGACCGCACAGCGCGACAAGGAAATGTGGGCCGCGCTGCAAAACTGA